Within Suricata suricatta isolate VVHF042 chromosome 12, meerkat_22Aug2017_6uvM2_HiC, whole genome shotgun sequence, the genomic segment atgcttaaccagctgagccactcaggtgtcccaagagaTAGAAAACCCTTTTAAAGAGCAATTCTTGGATTGAAAattacaataactgaaatgaaaattcacTAGAGGGATTCAAAAGCAGATCTGAGCAGTCAAAAGAAtctgtgaacttgaagacaggacAATTGACATTATTgagtctgaggaacagaaagaaagattgAATAAAAACTAATATAGCCTAAAGTCCTGTGAAAAACCACCAACCTCTCCAGCATATGCCTTGTGGAAGtcccagaaggaagagagaaaaaagtacagaaagaTGACTGAAGAATGGGTTAAAACTTaccaaatttgatgaaatacatgaatataaacaCCCAAAAAGCTCAGTGAACTCAAGACAGGATAAACTCAAAGAGATTCATGCCAAGACGCACTACAATCAAACTtccaaaagacaaagacaaagagagaatcttgaaagcatcAACAGAGAAGCAACCCATTACATATAAGTGATTGCCTATAAAGTCATCAGTGGATCTCATTGGAAACGTTGGAGGCAGAAGGAAATAAACTGTCAAAAAAGAACCCagtgggggcatctggatggctcagttaagcgtccaacttcaactcaggtcaagtcatgatctcgtggttcacaagtttgagccccatatcaggctctgtgctgagcctggagcctgcttcagatttcgtgtcaccctctctccacctctcccctgctcactgttcACTTTAGCTGTGCTAAAGGGgaggagtgagagacagagggagacacagaatctgaagcaagctccaggctctgagttgttggcacagctatttttttttaaataggatcaAATCTTAAAAAAGCATATATCTGATCAGatattaatatccagaatatagaaagaacacctacaactcaacaacaacacaccaaaaaaaaacctgattcaaaaatgggcaaaggtggggcgcctgggtggctcagttagttaagcctctgatttcggctcaggtcagatctcatgtccgtgggttcgagccccgcgtcaggctctgtgctgacagctagctcagagcctggagcctgcttccagttctgtgtctccttctctctctgcccctccccctctcatgctctgtctctctctgtatcaaaaataaataaaaaaaacatttaaaaaaatgggcaaaggaggggcgcctgggaggctcagtcagttaagcgtccgatttgattcaggtcatgatcttactgtctgtgggttcaagccccacgtcgggctctgtgctgacgggtagctcagagcctggagcctgtcttcagattctgtgtctccctctctctctgatcttcccctgctcaggctgtctctctctctctctaaaataaaaataaaaacagtaaaaaaatttaaataatgggcaaaggatttaatatatcttcaaagaagatatacaaatgactagtaagcatataaaaagatgctcaacatcactaattattagggaaatgcaaataaaaactacaataagataccatTTCACATCCAGAAGATAGCTACTatcaatgagagagagagagagagagtcagattaacaagcattggcaaggatatggagaaattagaacccttgagcactattgatgggaatgtaaaatgtacCGCTGCTATGCAAAACAGcacagcagttcctcaaaaattaaaaatagaattactactTTTACAATGAATTTCATAATAGAAGTACTATTTTATaatgatccagccattccacttttggatatatacacaaaagaatcaaaagcagaatctcaaagagatctttgtacacccatgttcacagcagtattatttGCAATAACCAAAAGTTATCCATTCATGGATTAATGGATAGaaaaaatgtggtgtatacatacaatgaaatatgattcagccttagaaaaagaaattctgacacgtgctacaacatggatgaaccttgaagacatgctAAATGAAAACAGTCATTTCCACTGTGACAACAACGACTACTACTACTAATGTGTGATTCCATTCAAATAAGATGTTTACAGTGATCAAATTGATAGAGACAGAATAGAATAATGGTTGCCTGAGActgagggaaagggaaaatggaGAAGAGTTGTTTAATAGTACAGAGTTTAATTTTGTAAGATGAATAAAGTTCTGGACATGGCTAACGGTGATaattgcacaacaatgtgaaatACTTGATGCCAGTGAGCTGTTTActtaaacattgttaaaatggtaaattctatgttatgtatattttaccacaaattttaaatagtattgttTAATACTATTTGGATTTTAATACCGTTTGGATCGGGGGAAGCAAAAGGTGGCACAGTCCTCCATGTTGCACAACTACAGAGGGCGCCATTTACATGAACCACACTGTGAAAGAGTCTCTCTGGTGTTGGTCAACTCGGTGGCCCTGAAGCTCCCACCTCTCCCACCCCTGGCAAACATTGCTAATCAATCTGTTCATAGGTCCTGTTCATCCAGCATTGGGCTCTCAGAATCTTTCTCCATGCTAGGAGAACTGTCGCTTCCTCAGAACTGACTTATGAGATGCTATCATTAACTCAACGACCTCTCTGAAATCTGACAAAGAGAGCAGAGGACACAGATAGCAGACCTGATCATTCATTTACTGGAAGGGATATGCACTGTTGCACTTTACAAGCCTGTAAGCCCAAAGAGATTTCAAGTTGAAGATTTAGTTGGCTTTCTTTGAGGTTGTAATGGCCCTGAATAAAGCCACGCGTTCGGCAAATATGCCAGCGCCAATAGATCTGGATGATGCGCACTGCATGGAGCAAACGGCAGTAACGAAGGCGTAAGCGCCACATGCGGACCCAAGACTGCAGCTTGACCACTGCCCATTCTTGCTGTGCATAGAGCTCTAGGGATAGTCGCCTCTTCTTCTCCACCAGCTTCACCAGCATCTGCTTCCACCAGCGCTGAATGACACAAGCTCTGAGGGATGCGTGCAACAGTGTCCGGCGTACCAGGGTACCCCGCCACCAAGCCTGGATGACCACAGCCGCTTCCTGTTCTATGATGATCTTTATTCTGGGGTCTTGCAAGGGAAAACGGGACACTTAGGAAACTCATACATTTCAGCTCCCAGGTGTGCCAGGAAGGAGCCCTTATCCTCTGTCAACAATTGGTCCTTTCTCTGACGTTCAGCAGACCTTTTGTGGGCAACAGATGGACTCAGGAGAGTAAGTAAGTGTCCTGCCTCTGTCGCTCTCTTATTACTAGACATGGACACATCATCTTGCCCTCTGAGTCTCATGGCCTCCTTCTGCACTTGCACTGTCACCCAGTTTTGGATGGATCTGGTTGGCCAGTTTAAAGAACACCATAATCAGAAGTGAAAGAGATTTAAGTTTCACCTGGACCTGACCACCTACCTAAGATTCATGTCTCTTCCCTCAGTCCCCTGCCGTTTGCTGGAGAAATGGCATCTTTGCACCTCATGCCCTCTCACCTCTGACTTTAGGTTACATCCACAACTTGCTTCCTCCTCTTTGCCTCACCAAAGTATTAAAAGATTATTCCACCATCTATCTATACTTTATTAAGAGCTTAAACACCAGTTGACACATACATCAGTATAaagatacacatgcacacacacttctaGACCCAATCTTCCTGTACCTTTACCCCAAAGAGAATCCCCACCTTGTAGCTCCCAACCATGTGTGGCTTGAGTTCATACTCTTTGCCCACCTCCTTGGCACAACCCATAGACCCAGATCTCAGCCAGACCCACATCTCAGCCTaaggaggaaatgggagaaaaggGACAGCCAAGGAGGAGTCAATCTGTGTTCATTCTAGCTCTGTGTATAAGGACCATTCATCTCAGTTTGCCTGGCACACCTTGAGTTTATGCCTGTTATCCTGGAGTAGTATTGATAAATGTCCCTTCACTCACTGAAGCATCTCTCTTTGGATAACAAAGTACATAGTCACAGACTTTTGGGACACTCCACTGGACCCAAAGGGTCAGAGATGCCACAAGTCAAGATTTTCCCCAACATAGTAGAGCCTAGAACCATCTACACATAGAGGAGTGGAGTGGGTAATGACAGTGATGTGGGTGGGAGTTTGGGGGGCAGCTGCTTCCTCTTCTACCCTTTGCTCCTTCAAGCTCTGTTCTATCAATGTGACTTCATCATCTTTGATTATAACTTGGAAATTTTGCTGTCCTGTAATCAGATATTAGGAAGAAAAACATTGGAGAAAGTAAGGGTGCTCTTCCCATCACTAGGTGCCAAGTCAACCACACGGCTTCCTGGACTTTCCTGGGACCTCAAACATGGAAGGGTTGGAGTGGGGAGGATCCCACCCAGAGATATGGGAACTTACTGTCCTCCCAGAAAACTCAGGTGGATCTAACTGTCTcttacaaaatattaaatacccATGACTTGGGGTGGATGGTCCAATCCCCCTCAGATCTGCACTTTACTAAATTACCCATGGTTAGGGGCAAGATGGTCCCATCACTCTCAGGTCTGTACTCCTCCAGCCACACATTGGCAGGGAACGTGGAGGAGGGGCGAGAGATATGATGTCATAAGGGCACCTATGACTCAGGCACTGGGATGGGTTCCAGCAATTGAGCCCCTTTCTAAGAAAAACCCAGACGACCTGCCCTTTCTTTCCTACCAGAATGGCCAGAGTTCTAGATACAAAGAAGGACACCCCAAATACTGACCCACTGACACAAAACTGTATAATGATACTCATTAAAGCCTGGCTAGTATTTATTATATGGAATTCAGTTCATTTCAACAACGACATTCCAAATAACAATTAGAATGAGTGTCCTATGTACTGATATAGAACAGTGTTCAAGATTTAGCAAGATTAACAATCATCAAATCAAGATCAACTCaatgtaagtatatatttatacatgtgttgtcacaaaagcattatttttaaaggggTGAGGGTTAAGAAGATACATAAAAGTTAGCAGTGATCATCTCTGATGAAGATAGCAGAATTAAGGGAACAGAATAAACTCCCTCATTGTTTCTAACCCTCTTATGTCTGGCCTAACTGTAGGTCATCTAATTATCAGGCCCCTGGGAGAGCATTCGTGAAGCCCCCAGGACCAGCCAAGGCCTTCATCTCAGGCTCAAGTGGCCTCAAACActctcctgtcttcctcttcccctgaGAGCCTCAGGGTCACAAAATATGGGTGCGGGGCAACCACTACACAAGAAATGCCTCACTTGTGCCTGCTCCTGGCCTCTGAAGACCCACGTGGTCATTGTGAAGACCTGGTCCCCTCTCAGGGTCACAGCCCCAGGGGTCACTGAGGAGTGCATTTGCAATATGTAGAGAGGGCATGAGGGGGCAATGTGGGGCTATGGAGGGTGTAGAGAAGACACATACTCCTtacccccttctcccttctcccttcccgcCTTTCTAGATTCCCCTCACCTTGACTAGCACTTCAGCAGTTTCAGGGAGAGCAGTTATCCAGACCTTCGTCTGTGAGGTATCGGATTCTCTAGTTACCATACTTCTCTGGTCATGACTGTGTTTATCTACCATTATACTGGGCAGCAAAGCACCAACAGGTCTGCCAGTGAATCACCCAAGCAACATGCAAAGTCTTCCTGCCCCCATAGTGTAGCAGCAGCCCGCTCAACTTCTTCTGACGAGCAGGGCTAATTATCCCTGCCAGTATGATGACTGCTTTCATTACCTGCTTGTCTTTTGGCAAAGGAGTCCAAAGTGACTGGGTGCCAGGCATAGCTTTAAGTTTAGTGGGACCCTTACTCTGATCCTTGATGACTGCCTTCCTCCCTAGAAACTAGAACCTCCAGTAAGATGGAGCCTGCAGGGACACAAAGCCCAAATTCCCACATGTATAACTGGAAGGGGTGCTCACGGGGGCATCACCACTGCCACACTTGATTCTGGGACACAGACATTCTACCTGTTAGGGACCAAGGACCATGTAATGGGCCTTGGTTTAGGGCTTGAGTTCGTAAACTACAGCCCATAGGTTAAAACCACCACACTTTACATCCTacaaagaatggtttttacattttgcagtgttgggaaaacttaaaaaaaaaaaaacaacctcatgacacatgaaaattatatgacattcaAATTTCAGCAtccataaataaaattgtattggaacacagccatttattgttggggcccagtaggccaaaaaacctcctgcataGAGACCGTTGATGGctaggcctccggggcacaggagaactatttgggaagttgtggaacaagtcgagAGATTGTGAAACAACAAttggccgcacatgtggcttctattcatcctgtctgtgattttctcatttctttgtaaagaggcatatacttttaggctttgaatcaacttgggtcagttcctgatgccagccctccccttactttgctttctagctctttgtctgcttttgggaGTAAACcgcaatcctctgccaaaagatttgcctattaaaagataagcatcttgcccatgcataactgatgaggggccttatGAAATGTAAAcatcctcatagaattcttcaggctcatcttctgcttggagccagactattattagggaatccctctcctgcaatgacttgataattcctgatatttacacctgccCTGTTAAACATGACCCTTTCCGGAGcgtgtcttcacttcaaagaccttgaactatgtaaccattaaagaaatgatgtaatcacccatggtatctGGCTATctaagtaaagtgtggcttttccaccattcacattgtctgtcttgtctgttgttgtctgtcttctttcttatagatattgcgccgacaccaaccccctactcgggacctttagactggggtgtgtgggctggtcccccgcaattTATAGGCTGTCTATTGCCACATTTGCACTGCAATGACAGATTTGAATCTCTGTGACAGGGACAGATATGGCCCTCCCATCACCTCCCACTGCTGCTCAACACACAACGAAGGCGGTGGTGCAGGTATCACTGAAGAGTATTGAGAGTGCTACATATACTGCTTgctgtaatttatattttatcaccAACACATCTGTATTATGTCAGACAAGAACAGAGGAGAAAAGTAGacttaaaatgtaacattttttgaCAATAGCAAAGCATTGTTATTTATGCATTATAGCTGTACTAAAGGGATACAGCATTATATATCTACATTACCAGATAAACAATCCATAGTATTCTTAACTCACAAGAAAGGGATGatcttaaaatttagaaattttaagggcacctgggtggctcagttagttaagcatctgacgagctcagatcatgatttcatggtttgtgagtttgacccccatgttgagctctgtgctgccagctcagagcctggagcctgcttcatattctgtgtcttcttctctctctgcccctcccctgcttgcactctgtctttctctctctctcaaaaataaatattaaaaaaaatttttttaatttagaaattttaaatgggtTATTTCACTATAGCAGaacttctttataaaaataaaaaatgagaatgagaCCACAAAATAAGTTTGCAGACTGCTCATTTGTTAGCAAGAAAAGGTGTTTACTACTGGTGAGCTAATTAAATGATGTTTAATTGCAGCAGCTGGAAAAAATGtgataacagaaaataaacttaacacTATTAGCCTTTCCTGGGAATAGTTGCTCTGAGAGTTGAAGACCCTGGGAACAAAACCAATAGTCAAAACTAGGCAAATGATTTCAAGTGGTTTTTTTCCTTGGCTATTGATGAGTTAGCAGATGTTACCACACAGGTCAGCTCTTGTTCATGGAAGGGGTGAATGCCAAGTTTGAGAGGCCTGAAGAGTTCAGCTTTATGAATAATTTGCATGAAAACAACTACTGTTAAGAATATTGGTTGAAGAAGTTGAGAAGACACAAATTCAATGCTGCCTGAAGTGGAATCTGCTAGGATGTGATAAAACTGATATGATGAAAATACGTGTGAAAAATTGGGCTTAGTTGGACAAATTTACAAAGTTTATGAAAAAGTAAAGTGCTTACAGCCTACAGCCTATAGTTACTCATTTTATAATACTTCAATAGGTACTTTGGGGaaattgtttt encodes:
- the IQCF5 gene encoding IQ domain-containing protein F5 isoform X2; translated protein: MDPRIKIIIEQEAAVVIQAWWRGTLVRRTLLHASLRACVIQRWWKQMLVKLVEKKRRLSLELYAQQEWAVVKLQSWVRMWRLRLRYCRLLHAVRIIQIYWRWHICRTRGFIQGHYNLKESQLNLQLEISLGLQACKVQQCISLPVNE
- the IQCF5 gene encoding IQ domain-containing protein F5 isoform X1; this translates as MDPRIKIIIEQEAAVVIQAWWRGTLVRRTLLHASLRACVIQRWWKQMLVKLVEKKRRLSLELYAQQEWAVVKLQSWVRMWRLRLRYCRLLHAVRIIQIYWRWHICRTRGFIQGHYNLKESQLNLQLEISLGLQACKVQQCISLPVNE